Proteins encoded in a region of the Oncorhynchus clarkii lewisi isolate Uvic-CL-2024 chromosome 18, UVic_Ocla_1.0, whole genome shotgun sequence genome:
- the LOC139372993 gene encoding prolactin receptor-like, which yields MEVFTCWWHPLDNNSESDDNITYSLTYSLEKGPRRECPDYVTGGPNSCHFDSGHTSIWTIYCMNVMARTSHGVFSSKDHCLDVADIVETEAPVNLTYTLLNETEEEAGRTAMVSWVYPNPSHIQYGWITLVFELQYRRITEPNNWKVKGLLREPCLELLDLPVGEYIVRVRCRSRNNGLWSKWSTPVLLCVPVKSTPDKLLALLLVTGVGVMLLLVIGFGIILQGKRIKTFLLPPIPKPRIRGINPLLLKKGGFDEINRHFISFHGYKPPSYSEEEVWDSVSMDNNQSLQAPQGILAVRKEDYDMAIHSQLLVQTTSSHAPYTPVPASYTPVPAPYCQAPVEAFPTPWEWPTANPDQSELLVFPGTDYSMMVDPTPVPPPDQQAPPPSSTQGFYTCVNMLGDNGQVHLVPCLPNHLKYSPYVQLEEELEEGGLEKSSQLDDYLAKKMEAVANGSAPGETVVETEVETESVEQSEVAVPLLPGTTGTQGNMV from the exons ATGGAGGTCTTCACCTGCTGGTGGCATCCCCTTGACAACAACTCAGAGAGTGATGACAACATCACCTACAGCCTCACCTACTCCTTAGA AAAGGGCCCGAGGCGTGAGTGTCCAGACTATGTAACGGGCGGCCCCAACAGTTGTCACTTTGACAGTGGCCACACATCCATCTGGACCATATACTGCATGAACGTGATGGCCAGGACCTCCCACGGAGTGTTCAGCTCCAAGGACCACTGTCTGGACGTGGCTGATATAG tggAGACAGAGGCTCCGGTTAACTTGACCTACACCCTGTTGAACGAGACGGAGGAGGAAGCTGGCCGCACCGCCATGGTGTCCTGGGTTTACCCCAATCCCTCCCACATCCAGTACGGTTGGATCACCCTGGTCTTCGAGCTGCAGTACCGACGCATCACCGAGCCCAACAactggaag GTGAAGGGCTTGCTGAGAGAGCCTTGTCTGGAGCTGCTGGATCTGCCCGTAGGAGAGTACATTGTCAGGGTGAGATGCCGTTCCCGGAACAACGGCCTCTGGAGCAAGTGGAGCACCCCTGTCCTACTCTGTGTCCCAGTCAAATCTACCCCCG ATAAGCTGCTGGCTCTGCTTTTGGTGACCGGTGTTGGGGTCATGTTGTTGCTAGTCATCGGCTTTGGAATTATCCTACAGGGCAAGAG GATAAAAACATTCCTTCTGCCTCCAATTCCCAAACCACGCATCAGAGGCATCAATCCCCTGCTTCTGaag aAAGGGGGCTTTGATGAGATCAACCGTCATTTCATCTCCTTCCATGGCTATAAGCCCCCAAGCTACAGCGAGGAGGAGGTCTGGGACTCTGTCAGCATGGACAACAACCAGTCTCTCCAGGCTCCCCAGGGGATCCTAGCAGTCCGGAAGGAGGATTATGATATGGCCATCCACAGCCAACTACTGGTCCAGACCACCTCCAGCCACGCCCCTTATACCCCAGTCCCCGCCTCTTACACCCCAGTCCCCGCCCCTTACTGTCAGGCTCCAGTGGAAGCCTTCCCGACCCCGTGGGAATGGCCAACAGCAAACCCCGACCAGTCAGAGCTTCTGGTCTTCCCGGGCACTGACTACAGCATGATGGTGGATCCCACCCCTGTCCCGCCTCCGGACCAGCAGGCCCCACCCCCATCATCCACCCAGGGCTTCTACACGTGCGTGAACATGCTGGGTGACAACGGACAAGTGCATCTGGTGCCCTGCCTGCCCAACCACCTGAAATACAGCCCCTATGTACAGCTGGAGGAGGAGCTAGAGGAAGGAGGGCTGGAGAAGAGCAGCCAGTTAGATGACTACCTGGCTAAGAAGATGGAGGCAGTAGCCAACGGGAGTGCTCCGGGAGAGACAGTGgtagagacagaggtggagacagagagtgTGGAGCAGAGTGAAGTGGCTGTGCCTTTACTGCCTGGAACCACTGGCACACAGGGCAACATGGTGTGA